Proteins from a genomic interval of Halomonas alkaliantarctica:
- a CDS encoding elongation factor P hydroxylase, whose product MSDRQERWTLKDITALFDGIFAERYQTRLIRGGDEPLYRPANSETPYHQVIFARGYYASALHEISHWCIAGAQRRQQEDYGYWYCPDGRDAEQQKAFEQAEIAPQALESIFTRACGRMFHVSVDNLGGDIEVDIEAFAARVEARAQRYLYEGLPTRANAFKVALEHFYQHQETLAEAVNQAHAALDEKDKALPA is encoded by the coding sequence GTGAGTGACAGGCAGGAGCGGTGGACGCTCAAGGATATTACCGCGCTTTTTGACGGAATTTTTGCTGAGCGCTATCAAACTCGATTGATTCGCGGCGGGGACGAGCCCCTCTATCGGCCCGCTAACAGCGAAACCCCTTATCATCAGGTTATCTTTGCGCGGGGCTATTATGCCAGTGCGCTGCACGAGATCAGCCACTGGTGTATTGCGGGCGCACAGCGGCGCCAACAAGAGGATTACGGCTACTGGTACTGCCCAGATGGCCGCGATGCTGAGCAACAAAAAGCGTTTGAACAGGCTGAGATAGCCCCACAGGCGTTGGAGTCTATCTTTACCCGTGCCTGTGGTCGCATGTTTCATGTCAGCGTGGACAATCTAGGCGGCGATATAGAGGTAGATATAGAGGCCTTTGCAGCGCGGGTAGAGGCCCGTGCCCAGCGCTACTTGTATGAGGGCTTACCGACCCGCGCCAACGCCTTCAAAGTGGCGCTTGAACACTTCTATCAACATCAGGAAACGCTTGCGGAGGCCGTGAACCAGGCGCATGCCGCGTTGGATGAAAAGGATAAAGCGCTACCGGCTTAA
- a CDS encoding MATE family efflux transporter: MGGFTQQIKSVYWPETRTLMHLALPICGAQLAQAGMSVVDVMMTGRHDATSLAAVSVGSSLWMPLMLFMTGTLMGLTPIVAHLLGGQRNTAIRPAVHQALWVALVLGAVAAVLLWSAVKPIFELMNVPPAVASQSVAYLSAVAFGMPGIALFQALRAFSDGMNHTRPALWISLVGLSVNIPANYLLIYGGDGLVDLFGSWVPSSLQQLPALGAFGCGIATALSMWTMALAMAYYTRKGSTYKSVAIWHTLTPPQWQGIRELVVVGVPIGVAIFVEVTLFTLIALFIASFGEVTVGAHQIALSFTSILFMLPMSLSMALTVRVGNTLGQQRLALARKVAWNGIVISVVVAVINSILLWVSAVPVIALYTSNSEIQALALSIIALAVIFQLSDSLQVNLAGALRGYKDTRIVMVITVLSYWIVGLGGGHWLGSYGVGDRVAPLGVHGYWIGLIAGLSTAALLLGWRLQRISIRG, from the coding sequence GTGGGCGGCTTTACTCAGCAAATTAAATCGGTTTACTGGCCAGAAACACGAACGTTGATGCACTTGGCACTGCCTATTTGCGGTGCCCAGTTGGCTCAAGCGGGGATGAGTGTCGTTGATGTTATGATGACGGGCCGTCATGATGCCACGTCTCTCGCCGCCGTTTCTGTGGGTTCAAGCCTTTGGATGCCACTCATGCTATTTATGACGGGCACTTTAATGGGGCTTACCCCGATTGTGGCTCATTTGCTGGGTGGGCAGCGCAATACGGCTATACGCCCTGCCGTTCACCAGGCGCTGTGGGTCGCGCTAGTACTAGGCGCCGTTGCGGCTGTGCTGCTCTGGTCGGCCGTCAAGCCGATATTTGAATTAATGAATGTACCCCCAGCGGTTGCCAGCCAGTCAGTCGCCTATCTCTCTGCTGTCGCATTTGGTATGCCGGGGATTGCTCTGTTTCAGGCACTTAGAGCGTTTTCCGATGGTATGAATCATACCCGCCCGGCGCTATGGATCAGCTTGGTCGGTTTAAGCGTAAACATTCCTGCCAACTACCTTTTGATCTACGGCGGTGATGGTTTGGTTGATCTATTTGGCTCCTGGGTTCCCAGTAGTTTGCAACAGTTACCGGCCCTGGGCGCCTTTGGCTGTGGCATTGCGACGGCACTCTCCATGTGGACGATGGCGCTGGCGATGGCCTACTACACACGTAAGGGAAGTACTTATAAAAGCGTTGCGATTTGGCACACACTGACACCGCCTCAATGGCAAGGTATACGTGAATTAGTGGTGGTGGGAGTTCCTATTGGCGTGGCCATTTTTGTTGAAGTAACCCTGTTCACACTCATTGCGCTCTTCATTGCCAGCTTTGGTGAAGTTACGGTGGGAGCTCACCAAATAGCGCTAAGTTTCACCTCCATTCTGTTTATGCTGCCGATGTCGCTCAGTATGGCGCTGACCGTACGAGTGGGTAATACGCTGGGGCAACAGCGTTTGGCCCTAGCCCGTAAAGTCGCCTGGAATGGCATTGTGATCAGTGTCGTCGTCGCGGTCATTAACAGCATTCTTCTTTGGGTAAGCGCCGTGCCAGTGATCGCGCTTTACACCTCCAATAGTGAGATACAGGCACTAGCGCTCTCAATCATCGCTTTAGCCGTTATTTTTCAACTCTCCGACTCATTACAGGTCAATTTAGCCGGCGCCTTACGCGGTTATAAAGATACTCGTATTGTAATGGTAATCACGGTGCTCTCTTACTGGATTGTAGGCTTGGGTGGCGGACACTGGCTGGGCTCCTATGGAGTGGGCGATAGGGTCGCCCCGCTAGGGGTTCATGGCTACTGGATCGGGTTGATTGCGGGTTTGAGCACCGCAGCACTGTTACTTGGCTGGCGTTTACAGCGTATTAGCATTCGGGGGTGA
- a CDS encoding DUF3080 family protein produces MAQWRNLSLAIILSALLVGCGDNPAEQQWQRYHQQLADDLAVEDIERDDPVNIGDFPERPDRLIDIPETRDSLLNVYALRECQITSLVAARNNQLGRVAPPSQQWLYERTLWQRLSACLNSEVPEQLSDEDRTRLNQLTTTKTEQLPAVSWNAIFDSSEWVKSFSRASQPLTNVDETTIATQLEAIDYLQRMTDHQFDRDWQQDSATLENHLKTLRERPMTAEVLRALLLATQRLTEANTLLAQQSNATTRCLSHWESRSLDRLASTAKQWLTAINRLIDAQQVDKPMAIHRYQSHWLSMENAQAPWGQFQQALTEHQAQRARFPPCADN; encoded by the coding sequence ATGGCTCAATGGAGAAACCTTTCCCTAGCGATCATCCTAAGCGCCCTCTTGGTTGGCTGTGGCGATAACCCCGCTGAGCAGCAGTGGCAACGCTACCATCAACAACTCGCCGATGACCTGGCAGTGGAAGACATTGAACGCGACGATCCGGTTAATATCGGTGACTTCCCAGAGCGCCCCGATCGGCTCATAGATATTCCCGAAACCCGGGACAGCCTGCTGAATGTATACGCACTGCGCGAATGCCAAATCACGTCGCTAGTCGCTGCACGTAACAACCAACTGGGGCGCGTAGCGCCGCCCAGCCAACAGTGGTTATATGAACGCACGCTATGGCAGCGGCTAAGCGCCTGCTTAAATAGTGAGGTTCCCGAGCAGTTAAGCGATGAAGATCGAACGCGCTTAAATCAATTAACAACAACTAAAACAGAACAGCTGCCCGCAGTAAGCTGGAACGCTATTTTTGATTCCAGCGAGTGGGTTAAAAGCTTTTCACGGGCAAGCCAACCTTTAACTAACGTCGATGAAACCACTATCGCAACTCAGCTTGAGGCCATTGATTACTTACAGCGAATGACCGACCACCAGTTTGACCGTGACTGGCAGCAAGACTCTGCAACCCTCGAAAACCATTTAAAAACCCTGCGAGAGCGGCCAATGACCGCCGAGGTGTTGCGCGCCCTACTACTCGCTACTCAACGCTTAACAGAAGCGAATACATTGTTAGCTCAGCAGAGCAATGCCACCACACGCTGCTTGAGCCACTGGGAATCACGGTCGCTTGACCGCTTAGCAAGTACAGCCAAGCAGTGGCTAACCGCGATTAACCGCTTAATTGACGCACAGCAGGTAGACAAGCCAATGGCTATCCATCGCTATCAGTCGCACTGGCTTTCGATGGAAAATGCCCAAGCACCTTGGGGCCAGTTTCAACAAGCACTTACCGAGCATCAAGCGCAACGAGCACGCTTTCCACCTTGCGCAGATAATTAA
- the tusA gene encoding sulfurtransferase TusA, whose product MADNTGTLPNFDAVLDTTGLYCPEPIMLMHNKVRDMTPGQVLKVIATDPATTRDVPKFCQFLGHELLEQDTADESNYLYFIRLA is encoded by the coding sequence ATGGCTGACAATACGGGTACGTTACCCAACTTTGACGCGGTATTGGACACCACAGGACTCTACTGCCCAGAGCCGATTATGCTTATGCATAATAAAGTGCGCGACATGACCCCAGGCCAAGTGCTCAAAGTGATTGCCACCGACCCAGCCACCACGCGAGATGTGCCCAAATTTTGTCAGTTTTTAGGGCACGAACTGCTTGAGCAGGATACCGCCGATGAGAGTAACTACCTCTACTTCATTCGTTTGGCATAG
- a CDS encoding antibiotic biosynthesis monooxygenase family protein, with amino-acid sequence MIKVIIERRIMPGLEEEFEQAAREAMRASLGARGFISGETLVELGHTDRRLMITKWRDIRAWKEWHSSEARTMAMQRILPLLTEDETIRIYEPGY; translated from the coding sequence ATGATTAAAGTTATCATCGAACGGCGAATTATGCCCGGTCTTGAAGAAGAATTCGAGCAAGCAGCGCGGGAGGCAATGCGCGCTTCACTAGGTGCAAGGGGCTTCATCAGTGGTGAAACACTTGTAGAACTGGGTCATACTGACCGCCGACTGATGATTACCAAATGGCGTGACATCCGCGCCTGGAAGGAGTGGCACTCAAGCGAAGCGCGAACAATGGCCATGCAGCGTATTTTACCGCTGTTAACCGAAGATGAAACTATCAGGATTTACGAGCCTGGCTATTAA
- the rlmM gene encoding 23S rRNA (cytidine(2498)-2'-O)-methyltransferase RlmM translates to MVSETVPTSWLVYCRPGFESDALAELQHHAALQGIACESSYGEGWVSLTRVDGEAVNDLHRQAAFNKLIFARQSLAALPALTLSRDDRLTAILEQVKASRWSFEEIWHETPDTNDGKALAGLIKALTKPLESMLKKRGALRRSAGARRLHIFWTDGDQVQLAMSFPGNRSDLINGIRRLRFPSRAPSRSTLKLEEAWHEFIPRDEWEVRLAPHMQAADLGAAPGGWTWQLVQRGMYVYAIDNGPMESQLMKTGQIDHLKEDGFTWEPPQRLDWLVCDIVDKPVRVLAMVERWLIRKWCKEAIFNLKLPMKKRWDEVKRCLMALEESLEKAGVHASVSCRHLYHDREEVTVHVRLRD, encoded by the coding sequence GTGGTGAGTGAAACGGTACCTACGTCATGGTTAGTTTACTGCCGTCCTGGGTTTGAGAGTGATGCGCTGGCAGAGCTACAGCATCACGCAGCATTGCAGGGCATTGCCTGTGAATCATCTTATGGGGAAGGGTGGGTAAGCTTAACGCGTGTCGATGGCGAAGCGGTGAATGATTTACACCGTCAGGCAGCGTTTAATAAGCTGATTTTCGCGCGGCAGAGCTTAGCGGCCTTGCCTGCGCTTACTCTTTCACGTGACGACCGTCTTACCGCGATCTTGGAACAGGTCAAAGCCAGTCGCTGGAGCTTTGAAGAGATTTGGCATGAAACGCCGGATACCAACGATGGCAAAGCGCTGGCCGGGCTGATTAAGGCGCTTACCAAACCGCTGGAAAGTATGCTGAAAAAACGTGGTGCGTTAAGGCGCAGCGCGGGCGCACGACGCCTACATATTTTCTGGACTGACGGTGATCAAGTGCAGTTGGCGATGAGCTTCCCAGGCAATCGTAGCGATTTGATTAATGGTATTCGTCGGCTGCGCTTTCCTTCCCGTGCGCCCAGCCGCTCAACGCTGAAGTTGGAAGAGGCGTGGCACGAGTTTATTCCTAGGGATGAGTGGGAAGTGCGGCTAGCACCGCATATGCAGGCAGCTGACTTAGGCGCTGCCCCAGGTGGTTGGACATGGCAGTTGGTTCAGCGGGGCATGTACGTATATGCCATTGATAATGGCCCGATGGAATCACAGTTGATGAAAACGGGGCAGATTGATCATCTCAAAGAGGATGGTTTTACCTGGGAGCCACCACAGCGCCTAGACTGGCTGGTCTGCGATATTGTTGATAAACCAGTGCGAGTGCTAGCCATGGTGGAGCGGTGGCTTATTCGGAAATGGTGCAAGGAGGCGATCTTCAACCTCAAGTTGCCCATGAAAAAGCGCTGGGATGAGGTAAAACGTTGCCTGATGGCATTGGAAGAGTCGCTGGAAAAAGCGGGCGTGCATGCAAGCGTATCATGCCGTCACCTCTACCATGATCGTGAAGAGGTAACGGTGCATGTAAGGCTAAGGGATTAA